Part of the Mytilus galloprovincialis chromosome 14, xbMytGall1.hap1.1, whole genome shotgun sequence genome is shown below.
CTGGTTCGGTTCTTGCACATTATTTTCTTACAAATATTTGACTTTAAGTGTTCCTGATGAATGTAAatcagaaaagcgctttggacacATGCAATTTGtaacgtgttgttttaatttttaacagcAACGGGTCGTTACCTAACTTGATGGACTATCAATCCAGGTGGGTATTATCAGCTAAGTAGACATTACTTCTTCACTAACATGATTTATAACAGGCCATTCTTAAATTGCGCTTTTATAAAAGTTGAAAGTATACAGATCTATTTCAGGAAAATTCTACCATAGATTGATTTGGCTATCTATCAAGGTCATTAGTCCTCATATAACTCTCCAAGTGTTTTGATTCTTATGCATCCTTTGCTTTGAAATAATCAGCTTTAACCGTTCCCGATgatggtaaatccagaaaagcgtgtCGGGCGCATGAACTGTATGATGTGCTGTTTTCATATTGCACGGGGGGAGACAGACATTTTGCATTTACATAAGTttataatatttcattcataatatGAATTTCCCCACAACGTATAACTTTATCATGCACTGTATATTCTTTTGAATTGAGAAGAAGCAAATATCATTCATAAAGGAATACatataacatatacatataaatgaTAGCTGGTAGAGACTCATTGAAATGCTAAAAAAcgaaacaaaattatttttccttATTCAGATTAAAAAATGACTTGTACTTGTGAGACAAAACATAGTTTCTAAACGTATTGTGACGTAATACAAGAAGCATAGCAATGAAATTGATGTATGATTCAATTTTATATACTAGATAGATGCATATCAATAAAGGTCTAAAACTCAAGACCGAGTAACACGAATACAACCAACAATCGgtggtgatctcagatgctcagGCATGGTTTACGAAgttaaattatcatattttttaaaatcattatcaATATTCATTTCAGTGTTTCTAAAAATGGTAACGGATAAGATTTCGATAGGAGGAGATATCACACTGACATGCACTTTACATGGAATACAAGCGATTGACCGAAAAATAACCAGACAATGGTCCATGGGAGATGATGACAAGCTTTTATGTTACAATGGGCGAATACATAATCGTAGAAAATATGAAGAAAAGATCCTTTCAGTGAAAGAATTTAGTCTAACAATATTCAATCTAACAGAATCGGATCTTAATGTAGTATATCTATGTCGTTATGGATTTGATGCAGCAAGTAAACTAATTGAAGCAGATGAACCAAAAGTGTTTTGTAAGTATGGGGTATTATATAATAGAAATTACGAAAATGGATAACCTTAATTATATGTTTCGTGAATTATCTTGTGGGAAAAATAAGGTTACTGAAGGGATATAATCTAACACAAGCCAAGTGCAAAACAAATTAGAATGGAAGATGAAatcatcaaattataaaatttgctgAACGATACGATGTTTCTGAATTAGATGTTAAACTTATCGTCTGATTAAAGAGATTGTAATGTGCAACAGAAGTATACTGGTGTTAAAAagttcataaattgattgagaggaaacaaatccgggctacaagcAAAAAAGCATCAATTATAAGAGAAGAACAGACAAAAACCTGAAACACTTAACTGagaaaaaaacaccaacaaaacCCACTAACATACATAGTAACGAACTAGATTATCATGTCTGGTATGGCATGTGCAGGCTTATATTATAAGTTTACTTTCTTCAGAACAAAACTAACAATGCACATTGAATTGTGGGCTATcggttaaaaaaaattacattatttaATGAGCACATCTGACGTGTGTATGCgtaattactatataaatatttatgtatCATGTATATGACAGATTTTTCTATATGTTCATTTTCTAAAGTAAAACTATCAGCTATTGTTGTGCTTTTTCAGTGTCATTAAGATTGGTGCAAGATTCCATTATAATCGGAGGAGATATCATATTGACATGCGCAGTAAATGGATTAAGCACAGTTGATAGAGACGTTACAAGACAATGGTCAATGGGAAATCATGACGAACTATTAAGCTATAATGGCCGAATAAACAATCGACGAAAGTATGAAGAAACTATTCTTCATGGGAATGCATTCACTTTAAGAATATTCAATGTAACAGAAAAAGATGTAAATTTAACTTATCGATGTCGATATGGTTTCGATACCGCCTCATACTTCATCAAAATAAACGAAAGTGTAAGTCTACAGAAAAGAATTCATATTGATCATTCATTCAATATATCATCTCATCGTGCAGCAGGTCAAAAACAAAAAGTGAATTTTAAAGTTAATCATGTCAATGATACAATTTCCTCTGAACATAATAAAGGTAAGCTAACTATCATAATGAATACATTTCCAACTATATCAAGGATGTATCTATAGAACTATCTTTTGACAGATATTGGGAAGATATTGTGAAGCTATTGATTCATGTGTATGGTCGCGAGTTTTTGtttgtgtgtatttcaaaagTTAATGAGACATAGACcaaacaaaattgttttgtcgAATTGAAAACAGTAATTTTCTggttaaaaacaatatttatacttttaaggCAATAGATGAAATAGGGAATAATAAGGACTATGTCATTATAATAGAAGCTCCAATTGGCCGTATTTAATTTTATAGTTCTTGATAACTCTATCTATTTGTGTTGTCTTTTCTTTAACTGATGTATCGAATTTAATTTTTTCTAAACTTATCTAATTGTAAATTCGTTTAACTAATCGTCACAATCATAAACACGATGCAAAAATATGTGTTACCAGCAAAGGATAGATTAAATTGATTGGAAGGTCTGTTTTTCTTCTTGAATATTTAGGACTGGTATAATACTTATAACGTCCTCGTACATATGATATTTCAAACAGTTTTTCTGTTTGATATTTTCTGATTGACATTAATGAATCCATATTTAAGaccaatgtttgtttttataccatACAAatcgaacgaacaaacgaacgaacgagaaaaacaaatacaatttaaaCGTTGTGCACACAATATCAACATTTTATCTAAAGATTATTCTTAAGCCTTAGCATTACATTTAAAATATGTCAATTTGAGTGTTCTAACAAAGAGAAGActttaattttctcgtttgaattgtttgacattgtcattttggggccttttatagctgactatgcggtatgggctttgctcattgtaaaGGGAattacggtgacatatagttgtcaatttctgtgtcattttggtctcttgtggagagtcgtctcatttgcaatcataccacatcttcttttttatgtttaaatttatttgaagGTCTAATAAGCGTCAATTATTTGTGAACAACTATTTTCCTATATTAAAGCACTTCCTATGTAAAATCCTAAGACGTGGTAAAAAGGCAAATTTTTCCTTAACATAATGacgtggatgtaagcaactataagtAACTATTCGACATTTGACAATGCACAGAACCAGAACATTATAGTAATCTATGAAATGTTCCAccatgaaaacaattcaaacaaaaataccggtctaatatttagaaaaaaatcctgAAATTCAATATATAATTGCCAATACATACCACGTAATGAAAGGTCCagatatctttaaaaatgtaaacatacTTGTAACTGCTCAACTCTCCCCTAACCAGAGAAATTGTGTACGACATATCATAAGAACAGGCTGTAAAAAAGCTAAAAAGGGCTTGAATGATCAGGTCAGTGTTAAACTCACTTTGAACAACTAGCAAAAAGACTGAATAAAGTCCAAAAGTAAACCGATGGTCAATAGTCATAGATCGAATGAGCAAAAATAAATCGAAGTCAGTAGGGtaatagaaaaaagaaacatatcaaacataccgaactccaaggtttTTTCAATTAGGAATGGtccttttcaaatggcaaaatcaaacgctcaaaaacatcaaacgaatgtaaacAACTGGTATATCCCTGTCATTCTCATATCTgtttacatgatatataaaacaaaactttactgtAAAATATGAGGATTTACTTTTTCGTttgaaatagaaaatttaaaggtACCGCCCAACTTCGAATCCACATATTTGTATCTGTGAAATAATTAAGTAAAGGTTTAAATTCAAGTTATCAACAAAATCATTGTCTTTATATTTTACAAGTTAATATATGACGAAATGCGTCACTACAGATAAAGGTTCAGTGAACATATTGTGATATACTTATATAAATCTCGTAAGATGTAACAAAGGGAACATACTCGTCCAAAAAAGGTTGACTAGTCTTTTTTGGCATCAATTTAGACATTCACATGTAAAACTTACATATATTAATATAAGGAATGATaggta
Proteins encoded:
- the LOC143059134 gene encoding uncharacterized protein LOC143059134, with protein sequence MHFPHKIIFLMYLIGSNAQVFLKMVTDKISIGGDITLTCTLHGIQAIDRKITRQWSMGDDDKLLCYNGRIHNRRKYEEKILSVKEFSLTIFNLTESDLNVVYLCRYGFDAASKLIEADEPKVFLSLRLVQDSIIIGGDIILTCAVNGLSTVDRDVTRQWSMGNHDELLSYNGRINNRRKYEETILHGNAFTLRIFNVTEKDVNLTYRCRYGFDTASYFIKINESVSLQKRIHIDHSFNISSHRAAGQKQKVNFKVNHVNDTISSEHNKGYFKTKVILLSTLTPLAILVLVAVILIVKRKHARTAERKVKNHINNIMERENLCTSSEGEGISKTINSQTEA